The Sciurus carolinensis chromosome 18, mSciCar1.2, whole genome shotgun sequence genome contains a region encoding:
- the Ccl24 gene encoding C-C motif chemokine 24 — translation MAGPASIIAGLLLLALCVGYILPTGSVVIPSSCCLSFISKKIPESRVVSYQMSSGSTCPKTGVIFTTKKGLKVCGDPKQPWVQKYVNNLDAKQKQPSTGARTRGVKVPRQRHRGNSTPN, via the exons ATGGCAGGTCCCGCGAGCATCATAGCTGGCCTCCTGCTTCTGGCCCTTTGTGTCGGCTACATCCTCCCCACAG GCTCTGTGGTCATCCCCTCTTCTTGCTGCTTATcctttatttctaagaaaattccCGAAAGCCGAGTGGTAAGCTACCAGATGTCCAGCGGGAGCACCTGCCCCAAGACAGGGGTGAT CTTCACCACCAAGAAGGGCCTGAAGGTCTGTGGCGATCCCAAGCAGCCGTGGGTCCAGAAGTACGTGAATAACCTGGACGCCAAGCAGAAGCAACCTTCCACGGGGGCAAGGACACGGGGCGTCAAGGTCCCCAGGCAGAGACACCGTGGCAACAGCACTCCCAACTAA
- the Ccl26 gene encoding C-C motif chemokine 26: MRSFPLVPPILLAFLLTVHVRAATRDSDVEKTCCFQYSHKMLPWNWVQAYQFTQISCPQQGVIFTTKKGERVCVQPKEKWVQRYISLLKTKK, from the exons ATGAGGAGCTTCCCTCTGGTTCCTCCCATTCTCCTGGCCTTCCTCCTGACCGTCCACGTCAGAGCTGCCACAC GTGATAGTGACGTTGAGAAGACATGCTGTTTCCAGTACAGCCATAAGATGCTTCCCTGGAACTGGGTGCAAGCCTACCAGTTCACCCAGATCAGCTGCCCCCAGCAGGGTGTGAT ATTCACTACCAAAAAAGGCGAGAGAGTCTGTGTCCAGCCCAAGGAAAAATGGGTGCAGAgatatatttctttattgaaaactAAGAAATAA